Within the Paracoccus everestensis genome, the region CAGCACGTCGGTTTCGTCCGAGGCATAGCCGAACATCAGCCCCTGGTCGCCCGCGCCCTGATCTTCCAGATTTTCGCGGTCGACGCCCTGGTTGATCTCGGGCGACTGCTTGCCGATGATGTTGATGACCGAACAGGTCGCGCCGTCAAATCCCACGTCGGACGAGGTGTAGCCGATTTCGTTGATGACGCCGCGAACGATGCTTTCCAGATCGACCCAGGCATTCGTCGAAATTTCGCCCGAAATGATGGCGACGCCGGTTTTGACCATGGTTTCGCAGGCCACCCGGGCGCGCGGATCCTCGGCCAGGATGGCGTCAAGGATGGCGTCGGAAATCTGGTCGGCAATCTTGTCGGGATGGCCCTCGGACACGGATTCCGAGGTGAACAGTGAATATTCCATGCATCAATACCGGTAATGTTCTGATTTGAAAGGGCCTTCGGGCGTCACGCCGATATAGTCGGCCTGTTCGCGCGACAGTTCTGTCAGCTTTGCCCCGACCTTGTCCAGATGCAGGCGCGCGACCTTTTCATCAAGCGCCTTGGGCAGGATATAGACGCCGGGCGCGTATTCGTTGCCCTTGGTCCACAACTCGATCTGGGCCAGCACCTGGTTGGTAAAGCTGGCCGACATCACGAAGGACGGGTGGCCCGTGGCATTGCCCAGGTTCAGCAGGCGGCCTTGCGACAACAGGATGATGCGGTTGCCCGAGGGCATCTCGATCATGTCCACCTGGTCCTTGATGTTGGTCCATTTGTGGTTGCGAAGGCTGGCCACCTGGATTTCGTTGTCGAAATGGCCGATGTTGCCGACGATGGCCATGTCCTTCATCTCGCGCATATGCTCGATGCGGATCACGTCGCGGTTTCCGGTGGTGGTGACGAAGATGTCGGCGGTGGCGGCCACGTCTTCCAGCAGCACGACCTCGAAGCCGTCCATCGCGGCTTGCAGGGCGCAGATCGGATCGACCTCGGTCACCTTCACACGCGCACCGGCACCTTGCAGAGAGGCCGCGGAACCCTTGCCCACGTCGCCATAGCCGCAGACCACGGCGACCTTGCCTGCCATCATCGTGTCGGTGGCGCGGCGGATGCCATCGACCAGGGATTCCTTGCAGCCGTATTTGTTGTCGAATTTCGACTTGGTCACGCTGTCGTTCACGTTGATCGCGGGGAAGGGCAGCAGCCCACGCTTGTGCAGGTCATAAAGACGATGGACGCCGGTGGTCGTTTCCTCGCTGACGCCCTTGATGGCGTCGCGCTGCCGGGCAAACCAGCCGGGGGTTTCCGCGATGCGGCGGCGGATCTGGGCGAACAGGGCTTCTTCCTCTTCGCTGGTGGGGGTGTCGATCAGGCCGGTCTCGCCCGCCTCGACCCGTGCGCCCAGCAGGACATACATGGTGGCGTCGCCGCCATCGTCCAGGATCATGTTGCAGGTGCCTTCCGCGAACTGGAAGATCCGGTCGGTATAGGCCCAGTATTCGGCCAGCGTCTCGCCCTTGACAGCGAAAACCGGCACGCCGGAGGCGGCGATGGCCGCCGCCGCATGGTCCTGGGTCGAATAGATGTTGCAGGACGCCCAGCGGACATCGGCGCCCAGGGCCGTCAGCGTCTCGATCAGAACGGCGGTCTGGATCGTCATGTGCAGGCTGCCCGCGATTCGCGCGCCTGCCAGCGGCTTTGCCGCGCCGTATTCCGCCCGCAAAGCCATCAGGCCGGGCATTTCCGTTTCGGCGATGTCCAGTTCCTTGCGGCCGAAATCGGCCAGGGCAATATCACGGATGATGTAATCGGTCACGGCGGTTCGTCTTTCGTCTGCTGTGGTTGGGGATGGGATAGCCCAAGCCCGCCACGACCGAAAGCGAAAATACCCTGCCTGCACCTGCCGGTTCGGACAGGGCCATTGCGGCTGCGGCGGAACCCCAGTATCCGCCGCAGCCCGGAGAACGGCAGTGCGCTGCACGTTCCCCGTCGATGCGACAAGCCTTCGCGGCGGTTGGCACGGGCCATCCCGTCCTGCCGCAGGTTGTCAGAAGAATCTGAAAATTTGATTAAGCCGATGTCGGGTGGCGGGGGCGACCGGGCACGGGTTGAATAGGCAACGGTGAAACGCCATCCGGGGCCTTGGGCGTCAGCCCCGGGACAGGGAATGCTTGGCCGTGGCGCGGGCGATCCGCTTGACAAAGTCCGCAAGCGCCTGTTCCGCGGCCTCAAGGGGGGTGCGGCCCGGCAGCCAGGCATCCACCCGGCCATCGACCACCATTTGCGCCAGGCCGTGGGCAAAGATCCGCGACGACAGGACCAGCCTGAGGATGTCCTCGTCATCGCGCAGGCGACCAGCAGTGCGGGCGCGTTCCAGCATCCGCGTCATCAGGTCAACGACCGAATCCACATAACGGCGAAGTTCCGGAACCTTGTCCGCATTCAGCGTCGGGTGGCTGGAGATAATGCGAAACTGGACACTGTGATCCGCAGCCCAGCGGATGTAGGCGTTGCCAAGCGCGAGGAACTGCCCCACCGCATCGTCGGGGTTGATCTTGACGACCGCCTTTGTGCAGGAATCCATGAGCCTGATCAGGGCCTGCTCTGCTACGGCGATCATCAGGCTGTCATCGTCGGGAAAGATCCGCCGCAGGGTG harbors:
- the ahcY gene encoding adenosylhomocysteinase; protein product: MTDYIIRDIALADFGRKELDIAETEMPGLMALRAEYGAAKPLAGARIAGSLHMTIQTAVLIETLTALGADVRWASCNIYSTQDHAAAAIAASGVPVFAVKGETLAEYWAYTDRIFQFAEGTCNMILDDGGDATMYVLLGARVEAGETGLIDTPTSEEEEALFAQIRRRIAETPGWFARQRDAIKGVSEETTTGVHRLYDLHKRGLLPFPAINVNDSVTKSKFDNKYGCKESLVDGIRRATDTMMAGKVAVVCGYGDVGKGSAASLQGAGARVKVTEVDPICALQAAMDGFEVVLLEDVAATADIFVTTTGNRDVIRIEHMREMKDMAIVGNIGHFDNEIQVASLRNHKWTNIKDQVDMIEMPSGNRIILLSQGRLLNLGNATGHPSFVMSASFTNQVLAQIELWTKGNEYAPGVYILPKALDEKVARLHLDKVGAKLTELSREQADYIGVTPEGPFKSEHYRY
- a CDS encoding TetR/AcrR family transcriptional regulator, which produces MSRHDDIMKGLGLHGQAVVAALEMMVDLGKRNPGLDQVASRIGTEADTLRRIFPDDDSLMIAVAEQALIRLMDSCTKAVVKINPDDAVGQFLALGNAYIRWAADHSVQFRIISSHPTLNADKVPELRRYVDSVVDLMTRMLERARTAGRLRDDEDILRLVLSSRIFAHGLAQMVVDGRVDAWLPGRTPLEAAEQALADFVKRIARATAKHSLSRG